A stretch of the Methylacidiphilum caldifontis genome encodes the following:
- the trpB gene encoding tryptophan synthase subunit beta yields MQKTHSPSLLTVPDSSGYYGPYGGRFAPESLMEALLQLEVEYNKALQDPRFKEELEELLKNYAGRPTPLYYAKRLSSILGEVKVYLKREDLLHTGAHKINNTLGQVLLARRMGKKRIVAETGAGQHGVATATACALFGLECRIYMGEVDMERQALNVTRMKMLGAEVVAVKVGQRTLKEAINEAMRDWVTHIRTTHYVLGSALGPHPYPMIVRNFQKVIGEECREQFLRQEGRLPDVAIACVGGGSNAIGFFYGFLSDPQVQLVGVEAGGKGEKLGDHAARFASGRLGILHGTKTFVLQDDDGQIALTHSVSAGLDYPAVGPEHAFLRDHSRALYTKVSDEEALEGFFLLSKTEGILPALESAHAVAYCMKICRQLPKGSIVAVNLSGRGDKDVSQVASLQQKAF; encoded by the coding sequence ATGCAAAAAACCCACTCACCCAGTCTCTTAACTGTTCCAGATAGTTCAGGTTATTATGGTCCGTATGGAGGACGTTTTGCGCCTGAATCGTTAATGGAAGCTTTGTTACAGTTAGAAGTTGAATACAACAAAGCTTTGCAGGATCCCCGGTTCAAAGAAGAACTCGAAGAGCTGCTTAAAAATTATGCGGGTAGACCCACTCCTCTCTATTATGCAAAAAGGCTCTCTTCAATCCTTGGAGAAGTCAAGGTTTATCTTAAAAGAGAGGATCTACTCCATACGGGAGCTCATAAAATTAACAATACTCTAGGCCAGGTTCTTTTGGCCAGGCGAATGGGAAAGAAAAGAATAGTGGCTGAGACGGGTGCGGGTCAACATGGAGTTGCGACAGCGACAGCTTGTGCCCTTTTTGGCTTGGAATGTAGAATCTACATGGGTGAAGTGGACATGGAAAGGCAAGCCTTGAATGTTACTCGGATGAAGATGCTTGGAGCGGAAGTAGTGGCTGTGAAGGTTGGCCAGAGAACTCTGAAAGAAGCAATAAACGAAGCGATGCGAGATTGGGTGACCCATATACGGACAACCCATTATGTTCTTGGATCGGCCTTGGGTCCACATCCCTATCCCATGATTGTTAGAAATTTCCAGAAAGTGATCGGTGAAGAGTGTAGAGAGCAATTTCTCAGGCAGGAAGGGAGGCTTCCCGACGTGGCTATAGCTTGTGTCGGGGGTGGTAGTAATGCTATAGGTTTTTTCTATGGCTTTCTGTCTGATCCTCAAGTTCAGCTGGTAGGCGTCGAGGCGGGAGGAAAAGGAGAGAAACTGGGTGATCATGCGGCCCGTTTTGCTTCTGGAAGGTTAGGGATTTTGCACGGAACGAAAACTTTTGTTCTGCAGGATGATGATGGACAGATCGCTTTAACCCATTCGGTTTCTGCAGGACTCGATTATCCAGCGGTTGGTCCTGAACATGCTTTTTTAAGAGATCATTCTCGAGCCCTTTATACGAAGGTTTCAGATGAGGAAGCCTTAGAGGGGTTTTTCCTTTTATCTAAAACCGAAGGTATATTGCCCGCGTTGGAAAGTGCTCATGCGGTGGCCTATTGCATGAAAATTTGTCGACAACTGCCTAAAGGTTCAATCGTAGCTGTAAACCTTTCTGGAAGGGGAGACAAGGACGTAAGCCAAGTTGCATCCTTGCAACAAAAAGCCTTTTAA
- a CDS encoding phosphoribosylanthranilate isomerase: protein MKQEIRFDYVWTAMSNSDGTVFDYPIGKAKVWVKICGITSYEDGQLAIEYGADALGFVFYPQSPRYLPLSQASNLLSRLNILKVAVLVNPSLEEIEILKKELPIDLWQLHGEESLALGHRLPRGKIIKALRPPFEQKIKEWADCTFAFLLDSPSEKWGGSGKPFDWGKASLLRQHYSYPFILAGGLNPDNIQRALREVEPFGVDVSSGVEKYPGKKDKKKLLDFIEKCKKPTHPVS from the coding sequence ATGAAGCAGGAAATCCGCTTCGATTATGTATGGACAGCAATGAGTAATTCTGATGGAACGGTTTTTGATTACCCTATTGGCAAGGCAAAGGTCTGGGTAAAAATTTGTGGGATTACTTCTTATGAAGATGGCCAGTTGGCTATAGAATATGGTGCTGATGCCCTTGGATTTGTTTTTTATCCTCAAAGTCCACGCTATCTTCCCCTTTCCCAGGCCTCCAATCTCCTTAGTCGGCTGAATATCTTGAAAGTAGCTGTTCTTGTTAATCCATCGCTAGAAGAGATTGAGATATTAAAAAAAGAACTGCCAATTGACCTTTGGCAACTTCATGGAGAAGAATCCCTCGCGCTCGGTCACCGTTTGCCTCGGGGTAAAATAATCAAGGCTTTAAGGCCTCCTTTTGAGCAAAAAATTAAAGAGTGGGCAGACTGTACATTCGCTTTTTTACTCGATTCTCCTTCTGAAAAATGGGGAGGATCCGGAAAACCCTTTGATTGGGGAAAAGCTTCTTTGCTAAGGCAACACTATTCTTATCCTTTTATTCTTGCGGGGGGTCTAAACCCGGACAATATTCAAAGAGCCCTGCGTGAAGTCGAACCCTTTGGGGTTGATGTTTCTAGCGGGGTAGAAAAATATCCCGGGAAAAAAGACAAAAAGAAACTCTTGGACTTTATCGAAAAATGCAAAAAACCCACTCACCCAGTCTCTTAA
- the trpC gene encoding indole-3-glycerol phosphate synthase TrpC → MNRNLSWLDQIIASKKEEIKKLLPLHSKMEKELSELSMPRKAFSAALRHKKKMGLIAEFKRSSPSVGVIGSSTDPILQVSKYRKAGADCISVLTEEKFFNGSLEDLKKIRQSVKLPLLRKDFIIHELQILQSILAGADAILLIVSILPVKDFFRLYSYCMQVGIEPLVEVHDEVEIERALEAGASMIGINNRDLRTFHVDLLVSRRLLPLIPEDKIVVSESGISSSDDLCDLRMRGADAVLVGEFLMRQEDPAKAIADLLSRSFLPRGTRKSPIFG, encoded by the coding sequence ATGAATAGAAATTTAAGCTGGTTAGACCAGATTATCGCATCTAAAAAAGAGGAAATCAAAAAGCTCCTTCCTCTTCATTCCAAGATGGAAAAAGAACTCTCTGAGTTGTCCATGCCCAGGAAAGCTTTTTCTGCAGCTTTACGCCACAAAAAAAAGATGGGATTGATCGCTGAATTTAAGAGAAGTTCTCCCTCTGTAGGGGTTATCGGTTCATCAACCGATCCTATTCTGCAGGTATCGAAATATAGGAAAGCTGGGGCTGATTGTATAAGTGTGCTTACGGAGGAAAAGTTTTTCAATGGTTCTCTGGAGGATCTTAAAAAAATAAGACAGTCGGTTAAACTTCCCTTGTTGAGAAAAGACTTTATCATTCACGAACTGCAGATTCTTCAAAGTATTCTTGCAGGGGCTGACGCGATTTTGTTGATTGTTTCAATCCTTCCCGTAAAAGACTTTTTTAGATTGTATTCTTATTGTATGCAGGTGGGCATAGAGCCTCTTGTTGAAGTGCATGATGAAGTGGAAATAGAGAGGGCATTGGAAGCAGGAGCCTCGATGATTGGGATTAATAATAGAGATTTAAGAACGTTTCATGTGGATTTGTTAGTGAGCCGAAGACTCCTACCCCTTATTCCCGAGGATAAAATTGTGGTGAGCGAAAGTGGCATAAGTTCAAGTGATGATCTTTGTGACTTGAGAATGAGAGGGGCGGATGCGGTTTTAGTAGGGGAGTTTCTTATGAGGCAAGAAGATCCAGCAAAAGCGATTGCTGATCTTTTATCTCGATCTTTTTTACCCAGGGGCACGAGGAAGAGCCCTATATTTGGATGA
- a CDS encoding tetratricopeptide repeat protein: MQRQRQLFWLFFLLSTFLLRSIVFAAISPQDEFLNIYLSLQEAEQMEKKGEIAGAFQKYTECCKRLELLKKNYPEWEPGIVNFRINYSKDKLKVLAPKLGKTPDDLQKGVMTALGSSRTEPPTLESSHDVIKSLLSKHNKGSNSDEEITKLKYRINQLESELAQTKMKLEEAVTEANMLRNRLAATQKELAIFRSSNIENKITAVLQENNSLKAKLAQAEAKIRTLQAGNSEAGIAALRDQLKGVQEQLTILERENEVFRNTASALKSQLENAQQKLAESARELATAPNTESLRKENEILRGIINRQLQEQARRDSAKRLVIEELQNLKIDSKFLQKQLEFLSSPVVNLSPEEIALLKSPSQPRLNEIQQSSFEAQLTRPPEEQQQQSLAQSNDVPKTETKTETTADHIQANPVLPTENAQQVAYHFPHEGSAASTDTKTQAETPSSPNNESAAATLPAALPEDVQKLVDEASTLFSGQHYQEAAEKYRQILEKFPNSVTAWANLGVIYYQQGQLKEAENALFQALKLNPNDAFSHSILGIVYYQEGLFDNAVTELTRAIVINPNDPKTRNYLGIACSKKGWQEAAEKELRKALELDPNYGDAHFNLAVIYATQRPPAKELAKRHYQDALSLGIPKDPGLEKFLE; encoded by the coding sequence ATGCAGCGACAAAGACAGCTTTTTTGGCTCTTTTTCCTGCTATCAACCTTTTTATTGAGATCCATAGTTTTCGCTGCAATTTCCCCTCAAGATGAATTTTTGAATATCTACTTGTCTTTGCAGGAAGCCGAGCAGATGGAAAAAAAGGGGGAAATTGCTGGGGCTTTTCAAAAATATACTGAATGTTGTAAACGGCTTGAACTCTTGAAAAAGAACTATCCGGAATGGGAACCGGGTATTGTGAATTTCCGGATCAATTATTCCAAAGACAAGCTTAAAGTCCTTGCACCGAAGCTTGGTAAAACTCCCGATGATCTGCAAAAAGGAGTCATGACAGCCCTAGGTTCATCTCGAACTGAGCCTCCTACGTTGGAATCAAGCCATGACGTCATCAAAAGTCTCCTTTCAAAGCATAACAAGGGATCTAATTCTGACGAAGAAATAACCAAGTTGAAATACAGGATAAACCAGCTGGAATCCGAGCTTGCACAGACGAAAATGAAACTTGAAGAGGCTGTAACCGAGGCAAACATGCTTAGAAACAGACTTGCGGCAACACAAAAAGAACTGGCGATCTTTCGATCCTCAAACATCGAAAACAAAATTACCGCTGTCCTCCAGGAGAACAACTCTTTAAAAGCAAAACTTGCACAGGCTGAAGCAAAGATCCGGACTTTACAAGCTGGAAACAGTGAAGCGGGTATAGCTGCCCTACGCGATCAACTCAAAGGAGTTCAAGAACAACTGACCATCCTTGAAAGAGAAAACGAAGTTTTCAGAAATACAGCCAGTGCCCTTAAGTCACAACTGGAGAATGCTCAACAAAAACTTGCCGAGTCAGCCCGTGAATTGGCTACTGCACCCAATACCGAATCTTTAAGAAAAGAAAATGAGATCCTCAGGGGCATCATTAACAGGCAGCTTCAAGAACAAGCACGTCGGGACTCCGCGAAACGATTAGTTATTGAAGAACTCCAGAACCTTAAAATTGACTCCAAGTTCTTGCAGAAACAACTTGAATTTTTATCCTCCCCTGTCGTCAATCTCTCTCCTGAAGAAATAGCTTTACTTAAATCACCTTCCCAACCTAGGTTGAACGAAATACAGCAATCCAGTTTTGAAGCTCAGCTCACAAGACCACCTGAAGAACAACAACAACAATCCCTTGCTCAATCTAATGATGTCCCAAAAACAGAAACTAAGACTGAGACTACGGCCGACCACATTCAGGCAAATCCCGTGCTTCCTACTGAAAATGCCCAGCAAGTCGCTTATCATTTCCCTCATGAAGGAAGCGCAGCCTCCACCGATACCAAAACTCAAGCCGAAACTCCCAGTTCCCCTAACAACGAATCGGCCGCTGCCACTCTTCCCGCCGCTCTCCCTGAAGATGTCCAGAAACTTGTGGATGAAGCATCTACTCTTTTCTCTGGGCAGCACTACCAGGAAGCTGCAGAAAAATACCGTCAAATCTTGGAAAAATTTCCCAACAGCGTTACCGCTTGGGCTAATTTAGGGGTCATTTATTACCAACAGGGCCAGCTTAAAGAGGCTGAAAATGCTTTATTCCAAGCTCTGAAACTTAATCCTAACGATGCTTTTTCTCATTCTATATTGGGAATTGTTTACTACCAGGAGGGACTTTTTGATAACGCCGTCACTGAACTTACCCGGGCAATAGTTATTAATCCCAATGATCCTAAAACAAGAAATTATCTTGGGATTGCTTGTTCAAAAAAAGGATGGCAGGAAGCAGCTGAAAAAGAGTTGCGCAAAGCTTTAGAATTGGATCCTAACTATGGGGATGCTCACTTCAACCTTGCTGTTATCTATGCAACTCAGCGTCCTCCAGCCAAGGAACTCGCAAAAAGGCATTACCAGGATGCATTGAGTTTAGGTATACCCAAGGATCCAGGCTTGGAAAAATTTCTTGAATAA
- a CDS encoding MFS transporter produces MIAFKKNPSPKSTQEAGILERISWCAFDFSNSAFSTVIVDLVFSLYFIRIICAHRTDATFLLTFTTFLNQLLVGLILPLVGTLSDVTGKRKEIISFFFILCTLSTAYLGTTVEGDILKALITYAIAHITFSFSESLVASFLPEIAPESMLGRLSGWARSAGNLGAFVSLMAIYPMLSGGFIQSNIERIRLCFPLVAALYGFAGLPFFFNTQQRTPGSQKDFSVALKNFYARTALMIPSLLKQKYVLLFFLAFFLYGSGATVIMVVIAVFSQMQLGISGAEQIWLFLTLQLGSAIGAFIFGFIEDTFGPKRTLQLNIALWFICVTLTLFLEQKWLFFFVSFLIGAANGSLYSVSRALMGLISPPEQVGEYFGLWGLVGRFASGIGPLVFGLLFAVNKSFQTPLFAPLVFFGCGLIVLFFLPNQKPQKIDHKIST; encoded by the coding sequence ATGATCGCATTTAAAAAAAATCCAAGCCCTAAATCCACACAAGAAGCAGGAATCCTTGAAAGAATATCTTGGTGTGCTTTTGATTTTTCCAACTCCGCCTTTAGTACCGTAATCGTTGATCTTGTTTTCAGCCTTTATTTTATAAGGATAATCTGTGCACACAGAACGGATGCTACCTTTTTATTAACTTTTACAACTTTTCTTAACCAACTGCTTGTTGGTCTTATTCTACCCCTAGTTGGAACTCTTTCTGATGTTACAGGAAAAAGAAAAGAGATTATTTCTTTTTTCTTTATCCTCTGCACCCTTAGTACCGCATACTTGGGAACTACCGTTGAAGGAGATATCTTGAAGGCTCTTATAACCTATGCCATCGCCCATATTACGTTTTCCTTTTCTGAAAGTCTCGTTGCAAGCTTTTTACCTGAAATCGCTCCCGAATCAATGTTGGGTAGGCTTTCAGGCTGGGCAAGATCTGCAGGTAACCTTGGAGCTTTTGTAAGTCTCATGGCTATTTATCCCATGCTTTCTGGAGGCTTTATCCAATCAAACATTGAGCGCATCCGGTTATGTTTCCCCTTGGTCGCAGCCTTGTATGGATTTGCTGGATTGCCTTTTTTCTTTAATACTCAACAACGAACTCCAGGTTCTCAAAAAGATTTCTCGGTAGCTCTAAAAAATTTTTATGCCCGTACTGCCCTTATGATCCCTTCCCTTTTAAAACAGAAATATGTGCTTCTATTTTTTTTGGCTTTTTTCCTCTATGGAAGCGGGGCAACGGTTATCATGGTTGTTATAGCCGTTTTTTCCCAAATGCAGCTAGGAATCAGCGGCGCTGAACAGATCTGGCTTTTTTTAACCCTTCAATTGGGCAGTGCTATAGGAGCATTCATTTTTGGATTTATCGAAGATACTTTCGGACCCAAAAGAACCCTCCAACTTAATATCGCCCTGTGGTTCATATGTGTAACCTTAACTCTTTTTTTGGAACAAAAGTGGCTTTTCTTCTTTGTCTCCTTTCTTATCGGGGCAGCCAATGGCTCTTTATATTCAGTCAGCAGGGCTTTAATGGGGCTCATCTCCCCTCCTGAACAAGTGGGAGAATATTTTGGTTTATGGGGATTGGTCGGCCGTTTTGCTTCAGGGATTGGGCCTCTTGTATTCGGTCTGCTTTTTGCTGTCAACAAGTCCTTTCAAACCCCTCTTTTTGCTCCTCTTGTATTTTTTGGATGTGGCTTAATTGTGCTATTTTTCCTTCCCAACCAGAAACCCCAGAAAATAGATCACAAAATCTCTACTTAG
- a CDS encoding MFS transporter, protein MNDTQKITLKNNLSISIKEKLSWGIFDLGNVSFTIVLVDLVFSLYFVQIICARRTDGTFLLSLAAFFTQIFVALFLPFVGALSDIMTKRKFLLGFFFSVCIIATTLLGTTKEGDVWKSLLSYSVANISFSFTENIFSTFLPELIPISFIGRFSGWTRAFGNLGGLFSLLIVYPLLSPGFTVTNTELLRLCFPIVAAIYMMCGLPLFFNLELQKKPKTHLKYSKALLKIFSDLKETLLLLFHNKALILYFAGSFLFFSAATILMIILAVYAQMEYGITGAQQIGVFLLIQTGGTLGSFIFGLIQDRWGSRRALQIDLLLWIICISSLVFANTKSSFYAASFLIGIGNGSLPSLSRAVMSLLSDEEKIGKHFGLWGLSCRIATGIGPLSFGYLFMITHSFKTPMLLPLFYFLGSLFFVSFLPKIRRESRLSDSG, encoded by the coding sequence ATGAATGATACTCAAAAGATCACTTTGAAGAATAATCTTTCTATCAGCATTAAAGAAAAATTATCCTGGGGCATTTTTGATCTGGGCAACGTATCCTTTACCATCGTTCTGGTTGATCTCGTTTTTAGTCTTTATTTTGTTCAGATCATTTGCGCGCGCCGGACCGATGGGACTTTTCTTTTAAGCCTAGCTGCTTTTTTCACACAAATCTTTGTGGCTCTTTTTTTGCCCTTTGTCGGGGCCCTGTCCGATATCATGACCAAAAGAAAGTTTTTACTCGGTTTTTTCTTTTCAGTTTGCATTATCGCTACAACTTTGTTGGGAACAACAAAAGAGGGAGATGTCTGGAAAAGCCTGCTTAGCTATTCAGTAGCAAATATCTCGTTTTCTTTTACCGAAAATATCTTTTCTACTTTTCTACCTGAATTGATCCCAATCAGCTTCATTGGTCGATTTTCAGGCTGGACCCGAGCTTTTGGAAACCTCGGTGGTCTTTTTAGCCTACTCATTGTTTATCCTCTTCTTTCCCCTGGCTTCACAGTCACCAATACCGAGCTGCTTCGACTCTGTTTTCCCATCGTTGCAGCTATTTACATGATGTGCGGGTTACCCCTTTTTTTTAATCTCGAACTGCAAAAAAAACCTAAAACCCACTTGAAATATAGCAAAGCCCTTTTAAAAATCTTTTCTGATCTTAAAGAAACTCTTCTTCTTCTATTTCATAACAAGGCTTTAATTCTTTATTTCGCAGGTTCTTTTCTTTTTTTCTCAGCGGCAACTATCCTTATGATTATACTGGCTGTTTATGCTCAGATGGAATACGGGATTACAGGAGCCCAACAGATCGGTGTTTTTCTTTTAATTCAGACAGGAGGCACTCTAGGTTCATTTATCTTTGGCTTAATCCAGGACAGGTGGGGATCTCGAAGAGCTCTACAAATAGATCTTTTGCTATGGATAATCTGTATCAGTAGTCTTGTTTTCGCTAATACAAAATCCTCTTTTTATGCTGCCTCCTTCCTTATTGGAATTGGTAACGGCTCCCTTCCCTCACTATCCCGAGCCGTCATGAGCCTTCTTTCAGATGAGGAAAAAATAGGAAAACATTTTGGTCTTTGGGGTCTTTCCTGCCGAATCGCTACAGGCATTGGTCCCTTGAGTTTTGGTTATCTGTTCATGATTACCCATTCTTTCAAAACCCCGATGCTTTTGCCCTTATTCTACTTTCTGGGAAGCCTCTTTTTTGTTTCATTCCTCCCTAAAATTAGAAGAGAATCAAGGCTATCTGATAGCGGTTGA
- a CDS encoding efflux RND transporter permease subunit: MLEKFISSLLANKLIVNIGLFFYLVLGLYTAAHLSIDAVPDISNVQVQVITPVRDLAPEEIEKLVTFPLERECSGIPGLEEMRSVSKFGISQITLIFNDRTDIYRARQLTSERLLTALDKIPAGLVPRLAPMSTGLGEVFVYSLDWKEDALDKPPTRYEQLMELKLIQEYQIIPQLRMVPGVAEVNTIGGYDKEIVVMPDPKKLMNLGLTLKELADVVAMNVENVGGGYIKKAGEQMTVRAVSRVEDIRQIQILPIKYPGSVKPVLVEDVAQVQVGSKIRVGAALKNGKETVLGIILMRSGENGRTVSQRVFRKIQQIQSRLADGIKIEVLYNRSEFIDQVIHTAFSNLLEGATLVALILFFILADFKAALIVSFTIPLSFLFALYGMKLFHISGNLMSLGAIDFGLIVDGVVIMVENILRKLSDKEAQTGCSIFSRNEKEQVVKETASEVGPSVFIGVLIITFVYVPILSLGGVAGKTFRPMAIAVIFALLGSLIFSFTFVPVLAAIGLGGKHALRGKQNRLLDFLQSIYRPFIRFSLKYGWFFCSTALLFFFIAIMKFGSLGADFVPKLDEGAYDINIFRENTISLEASVAMEKKTEEILLESFPEIRYVYSRIGMADVATDPASPNEPELYIFLKPKSQWRKINGKALSKEDLEDLIEEEIKLKVPGQDMIFSQPIENRFNDMLQGVKADVAFKVFGSDYSTIYSLAEEIKKLLENVRGVVGLAFETSGVAPSLEVLPDRSAMAGQIVQSSEINEAVSGALGGKIVGKMIDGVRRYDIVIRFPDQERKNLGALLSLPVRSGTGGILYLSQLASARYEERLRSISRENGIRRIALLVDLERRDLESFVREATEKIKKRLHFPQGYYYEIGGQYKNYIEAKETLKVVVPLALLAIALLLYFLFKNFRHCLIVFFSIPLAITGGIFSLLFSGLSFSISAWIGFIAVSGVAILEGLVMLGAINRLRSLGYNLEKAIEEGALIRLRPVLATALVAILGFVPMAFAHGPGAEVQKPLAIVVIGGIVSSTLMDLVVLPVFYFWIEKAWHKWLIKNV; the protein is encoded by the coding sequence ATGCTCGAAAAATTTATTTCTTCTTTGTTAGCAAATAAGCTGATTGTTAACATCGGATTGTTTTTCTATCTGGTTTTAGGCCTTTATACAGCAGCCCATCTTTCTATAGACGCTGTTCCAGATATTTCAAATGTTCAAGTCCAGGTTATTACTCCAGTTCGAGATCTTGCCCCTGAAGAGATCGAAAAGCTCGTCACCTTTCCTTTGGAAAGAGAATGCTCAGGAATACCCGGCTTAGAGGAAATGCGTTCGGTGAGCAAATTTGGGATTTCACAGATTACCCTTATTTTTAATGACAGGACTGATATTTATAGAGCCAGGCAACTGACTAGCGAACGGTTGCTGACGGCTCTTGATAAAATACCCGCTGGGCTTGTTCCAAGATTAGCACCGATGAGTACGGGTTTGGGAGAAGTTTTTGTTTATTCCCTGGATTGGAAAGAAGATGCTTTAGATAAGCCTCCAACTCGGTACGAGCAGCTCATGGAGCTCAAGTTAATCCAGGAATACCAGATTATTCCCCAGCTGCGGATGGTTCCGGGCGTGGCTGAGGTGAACACCATTGGAGGATATGACAAGGAGATAGTCGTGATGCCCGATCCTAAAAAACTCATGAACTTGGGGTTGACTTTGAAAGAATTGGCTGATGTGGTGGCCATGAACGTGGAAAACGTGGGGGGTGGATACATCAAGAAAGCGGGAGAGCAGATGACGGTCAGGGCGGTGAGTCGGGTAGAAGATATTCGGCAGATACAGATTCTACCTATAAAATATCCAGGATCTGTAAAACCGGTCCTTGTTGAGGATGTTGCGCAGGTTCAAGTCGGATCAAAAATAAGGGTGGGAGCAGCCTTGAAAAATGGGAAAGAAACGGTTCTAGGGATTATTCTTATGCGAAGTGGAGAAAATGGAAGGACGGTTTCTCAGAGAGTTTTTAGAAAAATACAGCAAATACAATCCCGGTTAGCTGATGGGATAAAAATAGAGGTCCTTTATAACCGCTCAGAATTTATCGATCAAGTGATCCACACCGCTTTTTCAAACCTCCTGGAAGGAGCAACCCTCGTTGCTTTGATCCTTTTTTTTATTCTTGCCGATTTTAAAGCAGCCTTGATTGTTTCTTTTACCATTCCACTGTCGTTCCTTTTTGCACTTTATGGGATGAAACTTTTCCATATCTCGGGAAACCTGATGAGCCTTGGGGCTATTGATTTTGGGCTGATTGTCGATGGAGTCGTCATCATGGTAGAGAACATACTTCGAAAGTTATCTGACAAAGAGGCTCAAACGGGCTGTTCAATCTTTTCCAGAAATGAAAAAGAACAAGTTGTTAAAGAAACGGCTTCAGAAGTAGGACCTTCGGTTTTTATTGGGGTATTAATTATTACTTTTGTTTATGTTCCAATATTAAGTTTAGGTGGGGTTGCAGGAAAGACATTTAGGCCAATGGCTATAGCTGTTATCTTTGCTCTCCTTGGTTCCCTTATTTTTAGTTTTACTTTTGTTCCTGTCCTTGCTGCGATAGGACTTGGGGGTAAACATGCTTTAAGGGGAAAGCAGAATAGGCTACTGGACTTTTTACAAAGCATTTATCGTCCTTTTATCCGGTTTTCCCTCAAATATGGATGGTTTTTTTGCTCTACGGCCCTGCTCTTTTTTTTCATCGCCATTATGAAATTTGGTTCATTGGGTGCAGATTTTGTTCCGAAGCTTGACGAGGGAGCTTACGATATCAATATCTTCAGGGAAAACACGATCAGCTTGGAGGCGAGTGTGGCTATGGAAAAAAAGACCGAAGAGATACTTCTGGAGTCTTTTCCTGAAATTCGCTATGTGTATTCGCGGATTGGAATGGCTGATGTTGCTACTGACCCCGCTAGTCCTAACGAACCTGAACTGTATATTTTTCTGAAACCCAAATCGCAGTGGAGAAAAATCAATGGGAAAGCTCTTTCCAAGGAAGATCTAGAGGATCTGATTGAAGAGGAAATCAAACTCAAGGTTCCTGGACAAGATATGATCTTTTCTCAACCCATTGAAAACAGGTTTAATGATATGCTTCAAGGAGTAAAAGCGGACGTGGCTTTCAAGGTGTTTGGATCGGATTACAGCACTATTTATTCATTGGCTGAGGAGATCAAGAAATTGTTGGAAAATGTGAGAGGAGTTGTCGGTTTGGCTTTTGAAACATCAGGGGTTGCTCCTTCTCTTGAAGTCCTTCCCGATCGCTCAGCGATGGCTGGACAGATTGTTCAATCTTCCGAGATTAACGAAGCGGTGTCGGGAGCCTTGGGAGGAAAAATCGTCGGGAAAATGATCGATGGAGTCAGACGCTATGATATTGTGATTAGATTTCCTGATCAAGAGAGAAAAAATTTGGGTGCTTTGCTCTCTTTACCCGTGCGCTCTGGAACTGGGGGTATTCTCTATTTATCTCAACTGGCTTCTGCTCGGTACGAAGAGCGATTGCGGTCGATTTCCAGAGAAAATGGGATACGTCGTATCGCTTTGCTTGTGGACCTTGAACGGAGGGATCTAGAAAGTTTTGTTAGGGAAGCTACCGAAAAGATAAAGAAACGGCTGCATTTTCCCCAAGGTTATTATTACGAAATCGGAGGCCAATATAAAAATTATATTGAAGCAAAAGAAACACTCAAAGTGGTTGTTCCTTTGGCTTTGTTGGCGATAGCTCTTTTGCTTTATTTTCTGTTCAAAAACTTCAGGCATTGTTTAATCGTATTTTTTTCCATTCCCTTGGCGATAACAGGAGGAATATTTTCCCTGCTTTTTTCAGGTCTTTCTTTTAGTATTTCAGCCTGGATTGGGTTTATCGCTGTTTCAGGAGTAGCCATATTGGAAGGGTTGGTTATGTTGGGAGCGATTAACCGGTTGCGTTCTTTAGGATATAATCTAGAAAAAGCGATAGAAGAAGGGGCTTTAATCCGGCTAAGACCGGTTTTGGCAACGGCCCTTGTGGCGATCCTAGGTTTTGTCCCCATGGCTTTTGCTCATGGTCCAGGAGCGGAAGTTCAAAAACCACTTGCGATAGTGGTCATTGGAGGCATAGTTTCTTCAACACTGATGGATCTAGTAGTCCTTCCGGTGTTTTATTTTTGGATTGAAAAGGCTTGGCATAAATGGCTGATTAAAAATGTTTAG